Below is a window of Conger conger chromosome 16, fConCon1.1, whole genome shotgun sequence DNA.
ATTATGAGAGTTAATTAGCGACACCGACAGCATTATCAACATTGCACTAATATCACCATGTGTTGTAGATGTGGTATTTCAATACGGCTAGTTTATCTTTTCCCAGCGTGAAATGTGTGAGCTTgcgtgtgcttgtctgtgtttaGCTCCAGTGCGCACGATGATTCCAGGCCACTCAGAGCGCGTACAAAGGCGCGTCTATCTCACCCGTGCCACAGGTTGGTGAACTCAGGTACTGTAACGTGAAACTGCGTACCATGTGATCACTGAAGGGAGGGGGCGCCtcaagaaggagagagggaagggaaaACAGTTTTACATATTGACAGGTAGAGCTATCACAAGAAACCTACAACTTTACTGGAATCAGCTCTATAACCCTCTTCAATACAATAAGCGCATGGGTGTGAAACTTCCGTATTCACGCCTGGATAATTATTGCCCGAGTTAATAATAAACCCTAGACATCAAGCGGTTTCGATTCCACGGTTCGCCACTAAGGTGAGGCGGAAGCGACCTGTTGGGTGCACGGAAGGAATTTATTGGGTTTGCTTGACACAACCCCCATCCCCTCACCCAGAAACCTCCCCGACATCGAGAAAAAAAGGTACGTTTGCTTATAAGGTTATTTCCGACAGGTTTGATAAACATTTACCGATTGGTAAGATGAGCAGTGGACGGGCTCATGTGGTCGCATTGCGAAGCTACGATGGTCAGTTTCCTTTGATCTATACGTTTCAACGATACCGGTGGTTGCTGGGACAGCAGAAACATAATAACGCGCAGAAGGATAATAGGACCCCCCAAACCATGAAGTGTAAGTGATGGCCATACTTAGCCATCAATCAAAAATTCTATTAGTATGTGTCCAGCTGTGATGGGTCAAAACCTGTTTCTGTTCTGGTGTGTCTTCCAAGTACACTTAATCAGGTGCTGCAGGCAACATGCCAAATGCATTAGTTACTTTTTTATTGttggcatatacactcagtgagcacttttattgGATGagacctttttttaaaagaaaaaatcttctgctgctgtagcctaaccacttggagatttgatgtgttgtgtgttcagagatgctcttctgcataccactgttgtaatctgtggttatttgcgttactgtgaccttcctgtccGCTTCGACTaatctgtcccttctcctctgacctctcattaacaaggtgtttttgcccacagaactgaaaatcacaggagatcagcagtttctgagatactcaaatcaccctgtcttgCACctcaatcattccatggtcaaagtcacttagatcacatttcttccccattctgacatttggtctgaataacagccaaacctcttgaccatgactgcatgcttttatgcatttagctgctgccacatgattggcattaacaagctggtgtacaggtctacttaatacatttctcactgagtgtaagtgtCTACAATACGTTTTGTTACAACCAATGTTTTTAGATATACCCTCGTCTCCTCTGGCAAGTGTTCTTTGGTGGGTGTGTCCCTCTATTGTATTTATCATCTCAAAGGGGAGTTCTTTTCTTGACTGGCAGGAGATATTGGCACATCTCACTGTTTCCCACAGTTGTTGAGGTGAGGGCAATTACCTGGCTCCAGCTCAACTTAAAGATCCTAAAAAACTACCAGAGCTAGTGTTATAAAGGCTCTAACATGTTCGGTTTTATGATGACATGCTTTGGTTTCAAGGAAATGTTCCTCTGAAGTTGTATTGTGGACAATTATGTGAACGAACGTCTAGATAAAGAAAGGGAAAGAATAACTACATTCCAGCCTTCTGTTAACAGAAAGTTTGTGTCTCTTGCTCTCCACCCGGTTTTTGGACAGTCCTGGGCCCAGTCTGGCAGAACTGACCCCCCTTACCCCCCACCCTCACTCAGTTGGTGAAATGGCCTTGACCCAACGCACCACTATATCCACCACACACTTCTGAGACCTCGGGGCTACCCTCAGCACGGGCCCACCAATGGCCCCCTGCCCTCAGCTGAGAGTGTCACTGGCTGGCCTGCTGACCCTGGGTCTTGTCCTGCTGTTCGTTGGAGCTGCCAATGGCCAAGGTGAGTCACGGCACAGCACATTGCAGGCCTTACCCCCCTATTCCAGCAACCCCTTCCCCTGCACCTTGAAGTGGGTTCTGCCTCCAGCCATACCCACTTCATTTCCGACCCCACAAATCGGAACACTTTGCATTTCAACAATGGCAGTTACAGAACATTAAGCGCCCGGAGCTGAATATCTGTTAAGCCCAGTCCTGCCTCCTTAGGCAAGATTGCAGATGGAGAAGGGGGGTATGGCCATCCACTATCGTGGACACAAGGTGTggatatttttttctccctcattTGCCACTGCCTCAGACTGAGGGAGTCCTCGGCGAATAACCTTCCCGACTATACCTACAGGTTCAGTCAGTTGAGCGTATTTTGTCTCGTGTCACACAGGAAGCCAGGAAGATAATGTTGAATTAGTTTCGTTTGGAACACAATTGTGTCGAATGTGGAACTTTAACTCTGAACCCCCCTTCGCAAACTTAACTTCCCTCTGACCACACTATCAAAGTGTACTTTTGCCGAATAAGCGAACGATGGACTGTTTGTTCAGGGGAATGATTAACCATTTCTCAGCAAGCTTTGAGACATTTTAAATGCTTAAGGACATGtgttgtgcagtttttttttattttaacgaAGAAAACAATCCAAATTTTGCCTTGCTTTCATTGTTTACCATGTTAGactttttaggttttttttcgACAAAGCGAAGCAATGCGAAGCCTTATTTTTGCTATAAAGGTCATATTGAAACTTTAGCAGAGATATCAACATAGCAGAGATTAAGTGCTGAATATAAAGATAATACTTTAATGCGTTCTGATAAGGTTGCCTGCTTAGCAAATCAGTGATAAGTAACATGAAGCAATTAAGTCATAAGTTACAATCAAATCCCCAATGTCACCCTGCCCTTCcctgaagcaaaaatatgaattaacaTCTTCTCTTGAAGCAAGCGACATTAACACATAAGCGCTTATAGCCGgagcgtaggtgtgtgtggaaaGCTGGGTGAGTTCAGCGTTGCGTATGCCGTCCTTGTCACACTGCGGCTAAGCACAGTGAAGGTGTTCAGTGTACCTATTTCTTCAGGTGCGCGGGCACGTGTGGGCACGCACGGGCAAGTCACGTGGCTCTATGGACAGCTCTCATACTCACCCAGTGCCCACAGGAAATTCCGTCTCCATTAACTGTCCGAAAAATCTAAACTGCCGCCACTCCTCTGCTGCAGAgtaacacgtgtgtgtgagagtgtgaggtgtgtgtgtgtgctttgtgtgtatgtctgtgtgtattactTGTAAAAATTTTACCTGGAAAAGGTAAAACTCTCTTTTTGCTAGGGAAGTCACTTCATGCaagcgtgcatgcatgtgtgggaatgtgcacacgtgtgtgtgcgcgtgtgtgtatgcgttccAGTATCCCATTCCTCTCCAGGGTGTGGTGTAGTGTTGCACTCCGGACCTGCTGGGCTGGTCTTCTGCCTCATCGtcagtcaaaataaaaaaaataaaaaactactgACCCCCCCTACAGCCAGTGAATCAGCAAATACTGACAAAAGGCCATACTGAAGATCATAGCACACTGGGGATTTTTCTGACTCAAACTGCTGGAGCAAAGATGACTGTGTTATGCACAATCCTTCACAATAAGGGTGTGTGCATGATGCAAACCACAAAAatacctctctcttcctctcctatCCTCTTTGGCAGCCACACCTACAGAGACGAGTGTGGACATTCATATCTTTAAAGGAAGTGTCTATGGTGATATCATCGGGTCAGTGAGGAACACGGATCATTATGCCTAGCTTGTGAAATTTCCTGGGGGTTTTTCAAATGGTACATGTAATCCTGTAATAGTGGAGCCTATTGTACACGCTGAACAAAAATGTGTTATCTTCTGGGTTCTAGGTAGGGCGATGCTCACAGCCATGAATGAGCAGTTAAATTGAGGCTCGTAAGAAAAACACGATATCAGCCAAATCCTCACATTCTGACCTGTCAGTTTAAAACTCAGTTTAAGCTCTTCCGCAACTAGGAATCTCAAAATATCACATGTGGATATTATGGTATGGTACAAACTAAAGAGCTTCCTCGGCCAAATTTGAGGATTGCTGTGCAAAGGGAATGCCTATTTTAGGATTACATAAAATctgcaataataaaacaaatttaaatcttGTTTTTGTATGTAATTGCCACTACAATTAGCATAAAAGGGGAATAAAATTTGGATTTGACTGAATTCTGATGGCTTTTCTTTCTCATCCAGCCACAAAGGAAAACACTACCCCCAGCACCACAAGTGTCACCTCCAACCCTCCGGTGAGTAGATCCTCACCAAGCCAAGAAATCCATGGGTGCCATATAATCACCCGCATTCACTGAAACCAATTATATaagttctaactgacatttttgacaaaaatgagttagtgtcatTAACACATTGTTTATAtggcactaaatatatgtgtatcaaaaaatatcaaaaaatgtgCTTGGAGCCTATTCACTTTGGTCTCTCTGAAGCTCAAGATCTCAAAAGCAGTCAGAATGCAGAAATAACCTTGTAATTCCAAGGTTACGAGTAATCAATCACTCAGTTACTCACCGTTGTAATCGGTCTCCCTGGGGTTCCAGGGGCCCAACATCCCGGCCATCGTGGCCCCCACGGTGATCctgggcctgctgctgctgggcgGTGGGGCGGCGGCGGTGGTGCTCCGGGTGAAGAAGAGGAGGCAGACGGAGGGAACATACCGGCCCAGCAGCGAGGAGCAGACGGGCACGCACAGCGTTCAAGCGCCCGACGCCCTCAAACTGCCCAAAGAGGAGCGTCtcatctgacctctgacccctgaccccgtcACTCACACATCACGCGATTCTGCGGTGGACGCTCCAGTCTTcgcctccccacctccctgtcTTGTCTCTGCTGTTAGCTGACTAACCCCGAACGCAAAGCCCTGGAGCTTGCTATGGCTCAGACAGCGGTTCTGACGGCAGGCTGGAGTCTCGGCATTTCTGTAGTTCACACAGGAGTCTGGAGACACACGGGGACAGTGGGACTGAAGAAGGAGGGCTGTGCTATGCTCTCTCCTGGTGGCTATAGGTCCACGTCCTGTTTAATTTCAGTACTAACGCTGCAAGATATTTCAATTATAGTGCTCAATTAATATAGGGTACTGTATTACGAGGACTAGAGTTTATATTGACTACTAATAATTTTGTAATTGTGGAATAATTATGACATCATGAGGCATAGAGTGCGAGATATGTCttccatttcaaataatttaggTTTAAATATGAACCTCTATTTATACACTCAGACTTGTAGTTTACCACTCAACATTTTCTGATACAGATAATAAACACTGAACAATTGCTGATCAAGTGACACACAACTCAACATACACCTATACAGGTGGTTCGCGACTGAACATTTACCTGTACAGGTGACATCATTGAATTTGAACCTGTAAACACTATTTATTATCTTGGTGTCTCATACTACTTTAGCATGAGAATGCACAAGAAATGGTCCAATGAACATTTACTGGCACAGATGACAGCCTAATTCATGTTAATCTGACctgtacatttttctgtgtgctGGAGGTCACGTCAAGGAACATGTAGCTGAGCAGGAGACAAAATGGTAAACTGTGCAAAGCGTGCTGCCTTGAACTTCAGTGCGGTCCTTGAAAAGAAACACTGCAagtatgtaataataatgaaatcatAAATAATCTATATGCACCAAAAATTGTTTACActattttacaatgaatattataatttattGTGATTTACAAAGCTTTCTCAAATGGTAACACTGGATTTAATATCATTTTGTATGAAATGTCTATTATTGTTTTACCACTATTTGTGTGCAATGAAGAGGTCCTCACTACATTCCTCAAGGGCTGGAATAACCTCCCAGAGAGCAGAACTGAGACAAGCatatgctctccctctctctccctctctctctcactccaaccccccttctctctccctctctccctctctctcactccaaccccccttctctctccccctccctctctctctcactccaacccccttctctctccctctctctccctctctctctcactccaacCACCCATTCtctatcactccctctctccctacctctctctctcacttcaacccccccttctctctccctccctctctctctccaacccccccttctcactctctctctctcccaccctccccccttctctctcactcaatcaGCTTAGTATTACTGGATAAATTCCACAGGGGAATGTGTGCACAGTGATAGATTAAAGTATTGTGAATGTGTCCTTTCTGTACTGAAGGCAAAAcgccagaaaataaataatagcacaaaataaatgttgcaaATTGTGTGCTTTGTGGTTCTCAGCTTCTCTGACAGGGGTAGTTGGTATgcgcatgctgtgtgtgtgtgtgtgtgtgtgtgcgagcaggAATCTGGGAATAAGACTGAAGCGGGGCAGTGTATGTACAGAGTCTGGAATTTTAATCTCAAGAGAGAACCGCATGGGGTTATGGCACCAAAGACTGTCTCAGTGGC
It encodes the following:
- the crb3a gene encoding protein crumbs homolog 3a, with the protein product MAPCPQLRVSLAGLLTLGLVLLFVGAANGQATKENTTPSTTSVTSNPPGPNIPAIVAPTVILGLLLLGGGAAAVVLRVKKRRQTEGTYRPSSEEQTGTHSVQAPDALKLPKEERLI